The following are encoded in a window of Vigna unguiculata cultivar IT97K-499-35 chromosome 8, ASM411807v1, whole genome shotgun sequence genomic DNA:
- the LOC114195194 gene encoding probable E3 ubiquitin-protein ligase RHC1A: MSSGATHWCYACRQPIVLDGGDTLCPYCDGGFIQELDELRGAAPAPQHTYSSSQSGEFHQMPDLFDAIHAFMGQRGSDQRFGLMDAVDNFMRHRMAGRNSNFDVRARSGSFPVPEQQGWGVFSSGPYLIFHGQVPGFTLATGSPRGGPRRVDFGDYFMGPGLEELIEQLTMNDRRGPPPAARSSIDAMPTIRITQAHLRLDSHCPVCKDKFELGTEAREMPCNHIYHSDCIVPWLVQHNSCPVCRVELPPQGQVSSRGARSLGGRNASTSTTSGGGGGSDSSSRSRENNNNNNNNPQNHGRRNPLSFLWPFRSSSSSNNSHYSENGGSSSSTTPDQNNGTSYSGWPFDH, from the coding sequence ATGTCAAGTGGAGCAACACACTGGTGTTATGCATGCAGACAACCAATTGTGCTTGATGGGGGAGACACTCTCTGTCCTTACTGTGATGGAGGTTTTATACAAGAACTTGATGAGTTGCGAGGAGCAGCGCCGGCACCCCAGCACACATATTCTTCATCACAGTCCGGAGAGTTTCATCAAATGCCCGACCTTTTTGATGCCATACATGCTTTCATGGGGCAGAGAGGTTCTGACCAGAGATTCGGGCTTATGGATGCTGTTGATAACTTCATGAGGCATAGAATGGCTGGAAGAAACTCAAACTTTGATGTTAGAGCAAGGTCAGGTTCTTTCCCAGTTCCTGAACAACAGGGTTGGGGTGTTTTCAGTTCTGGTccttatttgatatttcatggCCAAGTTCCTGGATTCACCTTGGCCACTGGCAGCCCTAGAGGTGGTCCTAGGCGTGTTGATTTTGGTGATTACTTCATGGGTCCTGGACTGGAAGAACTCATTGAGCAACTCACCATGAATGACCGGCGAGGTCCACCGCCGGCGGCACGATCTTCGATCGATGCTATGCCTACTATTAGGATCACACAGGCACATCTTCGCTTGGATTCTCACTGTCCAGTTTGTAAAGATAAATTTGAACTTGGCACTGAAGCCAGAGAGATGCCATGCAATCATATCTACCATTCTGACTGCATTGTTCCTTGGTTGGTTCAGCATAACTCGTGTCCTGTTTGCCGTGTTGAGTTGCCACCTCAAGGACAGGTTAGTTCCCGCGGTGCTCGAAGTTTGGGAGGAAGGAATGCCAGCACCAGCACCACCAGCGGCGGTGGTGGTGGCAGTGACAGCAGCTCCAGGAGCAGGGagaacaacaataacaacaacaacaaccctCAGAACCATGGAAGGAGAAACCCCTTATCATTTTTGTGGCCATTTCGCTCCTCTTCTAGCTCAAACAATAGTCATTATTCTGAGAATGGTGGAAGCAGCTCTTCAACCACTCCTGATCAGAATAATGGAACAAGTTATAGTGGCTGGCCTTTTGATCACTAG
- the LOC114195334 gene encoding probable E3 ubiquitin-protein ligase RHC1A yields the protein MSSEATHWCYACEEPIVLDGGHTLCPYCDGSFVVQLDELQRAAPSAPSSSHLLARNSNRDSVGASSPEQSWGLTFHGQVPEITFATATPSGGAPRRVDFGDSPSITPELQEFIHQLISFLVKPLVSLFLVIIKFLSSNNGRRNL from the coding sequence atgtCAAGTGAAGCAACACACTGGTGTTATGCATGCGAAGAACCAATTGTGCTTGATGGGGGACACACTCTGTGTCCTTACTGTGATGGAAGTTTTGTAGTTCAACTTGATGAGTTGCAAAGAGCAGCACCATCTGCACCTTCTTCATCACACTTGCTTGCAAGAAACTCAAACCGTGACTCGGTCGGAGCAAGCTCACCTGAACAGAGTTGGGGTTTAACATTTCATGGTCAAGTTCCTGAAATCACCTTCGCCACCGCCACGCCAAGCGGTGGTGCTCCTAGGCGTGTTGATTTTGGAGATTCACCTTCCATCACTCCTGAATTGCAAGAATTTATTCACCAACTCATCTCATTTCTTGTCAAGCCATTGGTTTCTCTCTTTCTTGTCATTATCAAGTTTTTGTCCTCTAACAATGGAAGAAGAAACCTTTAG